In Osmia bicornis bicornis chromosome 1, iOsmBic2.1, whole genome shotgun sequence, the following proteins share a genomic window:
- the LOC123987775 gene encoding uncharacterized protein LOC123987775, translating into MSSKKAYPITQKRRAIMYDSDSASESSEINQPNTEAPNTNIITLSKEPLALLNRQYVELKYDIKQIFNKLESIERLLNNVAVTGSNSGIVDGEKSFLDQLPLASVTEMNNFDTMISESSEKFNLLVQLLYLVGGDTNKKIIYNMLHKLMTNEAATFYSGQGRKKKLSFIHLKLYDAVTVATRRRQASITDVEIKQTISLFLASAQSRLK; encoded by the exons ATGTCATCCAAAAAAGCATATCCAATTACACAAAAGCGACGTGCAATTATGTATGATTCCGATTCTGCGAGTGAAAGCTCAGAAATTAATCAGCCTAATACAGAAGCACCAA ATACAAATATTATAACGTTAAGTAAAGAACCATTGGCATTGTTAAATCGTCAATATGTTGAACTGAAATATgacattaaacaaatttttaataaattagaatCTATCGAAAGACTATTAAATAACGTAGCAGTTACTGGAAGTAATTCTGGAATTGTGGATGGCGAAAAGTCTTTTTTAGACCAATTGCCACTGGCATCCGTTACcgaaatgaataattttgataCTATGATCTCAGAAAGCTCTGAAAAATTTAACTTACTG GTACAATTACTATATTTAGTTGGCGGagatacaaataaaaaaataatatataacatGCTTCACAAATTAATGACGAACGAAGCAGCAACGTTTTATTCGGGacagggaagaaaaaaaaaattatcttttattcatttaaaattatatgatGCTGTAACTG tAGCAACAAGAAGAAGGCAAGCGTCCATTACGGATGTTGAAATCAAGcaaacaatatctttatttttggCATCAGCTCAGTCAAGattaaaataa